The Ischnura elegans chromosome 1, ioIscEleg1.1, whole genome shotgun sequence genome contains a region encoding:
- the LOC124173071 gene encoding mitochondrial glutamate carrier 1-like has product MDEKQPKFTLLPKIVNGGIAGIIGVSCVFPLDLVKTRLQNQKVGPNGEKQYASMLDCFRKTYRAEGYFGMYRGSAVNILLITPEKAIKLAANDFFRHHLSTGQGKLPLAREMLAGGCAGFCQIVITTPMELLKIQLQDAGRLAKAGGAPKVSATSVALGLLRTQGILGLYKGTTATMMRDVLFSICYFPLFAHLNALGPRKSDGSGEAVFWCSFLAGCASGSFSAFAVNPVDVVKTRLQLLTRAEGEIPYKNVPDAFVRIMREEGPRAFFKGAACRMIVIAPLFGIAQMVYYLGVAEKLMGIQRG; this is encoded by the exons GTTGCTTCCAAAAATCGTCAATGGCGGAATCGCAGGCATCATTGGTGTTTCGTGTGTGTTCCCCCTGGATCTTGTCAAGACGCGGCTGCAAAACCAAAAGGTTGGCCCCAATGGAGAGAAGCAGTATGCATCAAT GTTGGACTGTTTTCGGAAGACATACCGGGCTGAGGGGTACTTTGGAATGTACAGAG GATCAGCAGTTAATATATTGCTCATAACCCCAGAGAAAGCTATAAAATTGGCAGCAAATGACTTCTTCCGTCATCACCTGTCGACAGGCCAAGG GAAACTTCCCCTTGCCAGGGAAATGCTTGCTGGAGGCTGTGCTGGATTCTGCCAAATAGTCATCACCACACCCATGGAACTCTTGAAAATTCAACTCCAGGATGCTGGAAGGCTGGCCAAAGCAG GCGGAGCTCCGAAGGTGTCTGCGACTTCTGTTGCGCTCGGCTTGCTGCGCACCCAGGGAATCCTGGGCCTGTACAAAGGGACCACGGCCACAATGATGCGTGACGTCCTCTTCTCCATCTGTTACTTCCCCCTATTTGCTCATCTCAACGCACTCGGCCCTCGCAAGAGTGATGGCTCAG GTGAGGCAGTGTTCTGGTGTTCATTCCTGGCTGGGTGTGCCTCGGGCTCCTTCTCAGCATTTGCCGTCAATCCGGTGGACGTGGTCAAGACTCGTCTGCAGTTGCTGACCCGAGCGGAAGGGGAGATTCCGTATAAAAATGTTCCAGATGCATTCGT GCGTATCATGAGAGAGGAGGGACCTCGCGCATTCTTCAAAGGTGCTGCCTGCCGTATGATTGTGATCGCTCCCCTGTTTGGCATTGCGCAGATGGTGTACTACCTGGGCGTGGCCGAGAAGCTCATGGGCATCCAGAGGGGCTGA